The Canis lupus familiaris isolate Mischka breed German Shepherd chromosome 1, alternate assembly UU_Cfam_GSD_1.0, whole genome shotgun sequence DNA window ccttctcaggcaatcatttatttccctaagcctttcctcataggatcttaattgtttttctcttttttcctcagcttccttccttaccatcaacttgtcttctatgtcactcactctctcttctacctcattaaccctacgCATTCATGTCTGTGAGAACTCATTATTTccaagaggggggaaaaaagcaaaatacgatgtttttcttcttcagaaacaTAAGAGGTAATAGGTAATCAGTCGTTAGAGAATCTTTTTAAGGGAGTGATTGTCAAATTCACCAAGATCTAATATTCATTTGATTAAATATCATTCGCCTAGCAAAAGTGTTTGGTTAAAGTCAAATTTTAGTTGAGTGTGTCTGAAAGGTAGgcaaaaaaatctgcatttattgTCAGGTAGCCGCACACTCCAATGCCAGATCTTTTGGAGAGGGCAAAAACCAACATTGACCAGCATAGTGTGGCCAGTGCCATTTCTTCATCACCACTTTTGGTCCACAAGCCACTTTATAAGATCAGAAAATACTGTCACCACTTTACCGGTGGGAAAACGGAAGCTTATCAAGTCCAAGTAATTTGGATCTTGTTCATTCACATGCAGTTTGTAAAGTGATTGAAACACGTCTTCCATGATTACTGAGGCATAAAAAGCTATCTCCTTAGCTTTTCTGAACATAATTATTCTAAGAGCAATTTTaagcattaaatgaaaaatattgtgaaaacgcTTGGCAAATTCCAAAGCATTAGGTAAAATGTATGGCATCATTTTGCTTGTGTATTCACaagtttgaaagttttttttttttttcactatgaaAATGCTTTAATGGTGGCATCTGTACAGCATGTGACGTCCAGACAGGAAAAAGAGCGAGTGCACACAGAGACACGGCTATCAGAGAACAGGTTGTGAGCGAATAAAGAGTTCACACAGCTTCCACCCGCTTTACCAGGTATCAGCTCTAGGCCACCTCCTCCTCGAACTCCCCCTCCTCCTCGGCCGTGGCATCCTGGTACTGCTGGTACTCAGACACCAGGTCATTCATGTTGCTCTCAGCCTCTGTGAACTCCATCTCGTCCACGCCCTCACCCGTGTACCAGTGTAGGAAGGCCTTGCGCCGGAACATGGCCGTGACCTGCTCTGAGATGCGCTTGAACAGCTCCTGGATGGCTGTGCTGTTGCCGATGAAGGTGGCGACATCTTTAGCCCCCGGGGTGGGATGTCACAGACAGCTGTTTTCACGTTGTTGGGGATCCACTCGACGAAGTAGCTGCTGTTCTTGTTTTGGACGTTCAGCATCTGCTCGTCCACCTCCTTCATGGACATGC harbors:
- the LOC491231 gene encoding LOW QUALITY PROTEIN: tubulin beta chain (The sequence of the model RefSeq protein was modified relative to this genomic sequence to represent the inferred CDS: inserted 1 base in 1 codon), which encodes MLSADLCKRAVNMVPFPRLHFFMPGFAPLTSRGSQQSRTLTVPELTQQMFDAKNMMAACDPRHGRYLTVAAVFRGRMSMKEVDEQMLNVQNKNSSYFVEWIPNNVKTAVCDIPPRGLKMSXTFIGNSTAIQELFKRISEQVTAMFRRKAFLHWYTGEGVDEMEFTEAESNMNDLVSEYQQYQDATAEEEGEFEEEVA